One region of Sphingopyxis sp. CCNWLW2 genomic DNA includes:
- a CDS encoding alpha-ketoacid dehydrogenase subunit beta, translated as MSTDTAEKKPKQMNILQAINTAVADAMEADDTVLLLGEDVADPEEGGVVGVTKGLSTRFGDARVRSTPISEQAIIGAAIGASLAGFKPIAEIMLMNFTTVAMDMIVNHAAKLRFMSGGQTHVPIVIRTMTGTGFSSGGQHSDYLEAWFAHTAGIKVVAPSSPKDAYGLMRSAIDDPDPVLFIENLPTYWSPADAPETDYRVPIGKANIVAAGNDITIIAYARMIQEAMPAVAELAEAGISAELIDLRTIAPWDREAVLASVRKTARALIVHEAVTPFGVGAEIAAVLGDELFGRLKAPIKRLGGAFCPVPFSKPLETAFAPQTPEIVATVKALFTN; from the coding sequence ATGAGCACCGATACTGCCGAGAAAAAGCCGAAGCAGATGAACATTCTGCAGGCCATCAACACGGCCGTGGCTGATGCCATGGAGGCCGATGATACAGTTCTGCTGCTCGGCGAAGATGTCGCCGATCCCGAAGAGGGCGGGGTGGTCGGCGTCACCAAGGGGCTTTCGACACGGTTCGGCGACGCGCGCGTCCGCTCGACCCCGATCTCGGAGCAGGCGATTATTGGTGCCGCAATCGGGGCCTCGCTGGCGGGCTTCAAGCCGATCGCCGAAATCATGCTAATGAACTTCACGACGGTCGCGATGGACATGATTGTGAACCACGCGGCCAAGCTGCGCTTCATGTCGGGCGGACAAACCCACGTTCCGATCGTCATTCGCACCATGACCGGAACGGGCTTCTCCTCGGGCGGCCAACACAGCGACTATCTCGAAGCATGGTTCGCGCACACAGCGGGCATCAAGGTTGTTGCGCCGTCGAGCCCAAAGGACGCCTACGGCCTCATGCGTTCGGCGATCGACGATCCGGACCCCGTACTGTTTATCGAGAACCTGCCAACCTATTGGTCGCCGGCCGATGCCCCCGAGACGGATTACCGGGTTCCGATCGGCAAGGCCAATATCGTCGCCGCAGGAAATGATATCACCATCATCGCCTATGCGCGCATGATCCAGGAAGCGATGCCCGCAGTGGCAGAGCTAGCGGAGGCCGGAATATCTGCCGAACTCATCGACCTTCGCACGATTGCGCCGTGGGACCGCGAAGCGGTGCTCGCATCGGTGAGGAAGACGGCCAGGGCTCTTATCGTGCACGAGGCTGTTACGCCGTTCGGTGTCGGAGCCGAGATCGCCGCGGTGCTGGGCGACGAATTGTTCGGAAGGCTCAAGGCGCCAATCAAGCGTCTTGGCGGGGCCTTTTGCCCGGTTCCTTTTTCGAAGCCGCTCGAGACCGCGTTCGCGCCGCAGACACCCGAAATCGTCGCAACGGTCAAAGCGCTTTTCACCAATTGA
- a CDS encoding thiamine pyrophosphate-dependent dehydrogenase E1 component subunit alpha produces MSNRAIPDAATQVEIYRRMALIKANDERSRKVIMTGRLVMPYYSPRGQEVIPSATFVNLTDDDYLCTIYRGTHDMLAKGFPLKDMWAEVAGRTTGTCKGKGGPMHLTYPDKGVMVTTGIVGSSMPIANGLAWASQLKGDGRVTVATFGDGAANIGAFHESLNLAAVWKLPVIFLCQNNEWGEHTAYDKTSNVIVADRAAAYGMPGERVDGNDPFAMYAAAHEAIARARAGEGPTLIEAMTYRFHGHVLGDQDTYMDKARKAEAIANDPVPRFRALLIESGVSTEEQLASIEAEIEDAISQAVEFALESPFPGVEELKRDIFAEELV; encoded by the coding sequence ATGAGCAACCGAGCCATTCCCGACGCTGCGACCCAGGTGGAAATTTACCGCCGGATGGCGCTTATCAAGGCGAACGACGAGCGCTCGCGCAAGGTCATTATGACAGGGCGCCTCGTGATGCCTTATTACAGTCCGCGAGGCCAGGAGGTCATCCCGAGCGCAACTTTCGTCAATCTGACCGACGATGATTATCTGTGCACCATTTATCGCGGCACGCACGACATGCTTGCGAAGGGGTTTCCGCTTAAGGACATGTGGGCCGAAGTAGCGGGACGGACGACCGGCACGTGCAAGGGCAAGGGTGGTCCGATGCATCTGACCTATCCCGACAAGGGTGTGATGGTCACGACCGGAATCGTCGGATCCTCGATGCCGATCGCCAATGGCCTGGCCTGGGCTTCGCAGCTGAAGGGTGACGGGCGCGTCACGGTCGCGACGTTCGGCGACGGCGCGGCGAATATCGGCGCATTTCATGAATCGCTCAATCTCGCTGCCGTGTGGAAGCTTCCGGTGATCTTCCTTTGCCAGAACAACGAGTGGGGCGAGCACACCGCCTATGACAAAACGAGCAACGTCATCGTCGCCGACCGTGCCGCAGCCTATGGCATGCCGGGCGAGCGGGTCGACGGAAACGATCCCTTTGCCATGTACGCGGCTGCGCATGAGGCCATCGCTCGTGCACGCGCAGGCGAGGGCCCGACCTTGATCGAGGCGATGACCTATCGGTTCCACGGTCATGTGCTCGGCGACCAGGATACATATATGGACAAGGCCCGGAAGGCGGAGGCGATTGCCAACGACCCGGTCCCTAGGTTCCGGGCCCTGCTGATCGAAAGCGGCGTGTCTACCGAGGAGCAACTCGCCAGCATCGAAGCGGAGATCGAGGATGCGATTTCCCAAGCCGTCGAATTCGCGCTCGAGAGTCCGTTCCCGGGCGTCGAGGAACTGAAGCGCGACATTTTCGCCGAGGAGTTGGTCTGA
- a CDS encoding crotonase/enoyl-CoA hydratase family protein, which yields MKWLKSTDCVSFSAGDGIARVTLDRAEKRNALSSATLRELHEALLEADDRRDVNAILLSGEGKDFCAGYDLTDSYGGKEAADTPFDPALYRTRAGTLDDDIWNLERQQDLTLIMLDLHKPVIAKVQGNCLAGGTDLAFSCDIVLAADDAKIGFPAARANGTPPTNLWFYHCGPQWAKRMLFTGDTISGLDAARIGLVLESYAPEDLDREADDLVRRIASVDAEILATHKRVINMQMELAGAKQSQRYAAELDARAHLSQGPRRARFKQDMADKGLKEALTNRDAPFGKGRISLRARGGTPD from the coding sequence ATGAAATGGTTGAAGTCGACCGACTGCGTAAGCTTTTCGGCAGGCGATGGCATTGCGCGGGTCACGCTCGATCGTGCCGAGAAGCGAAATGCCCTCTCGTCCGCCACGCTGCGCGAACTCCACGAAGCTCTGTTGGAGGCCGACGATCGCCGCGATGTGAACGCCATCCTTCTGTCGGGGGAAGGCAAGGATTTTTGCGCCGGCTACGACCTGACCGACAGCTATGGCGGCAAGGAGGCTGCAGACACGCCTTTTGACCCGGCACTCTACCGGACGCGGGCCGGAACGCTCGATGACGATATCTGGAATCTCGAGCGGCAGCAGGATCTCACCCTGATCATGCTCGACCTGCACAAACCCGTCATCGCAAAGGTGCAGGGAAATTGCCTCGCCGGGGGAACCGACCTGGCCTTCTCATGCGATATCGTTCTTGCCGCCGACGATGCGAAAATCGGCTTCCCGGCCGCGCGCGCCAACGGTACCCCGCCCACCAACCTCTGGTTCTACCATTGCGGTCCTCAATGGGCGAAGCGGATGCTATTCACCGGCGATACGATCAGCGGGCTGGACGCGGCGAGAATTGGTCTTGTGCTCGAATCCTACGCACCCGAAGACCTCGACCGCGAAGCCGATGACCTCGTCCGCCGGATCGCCAGCGTCGATGCGGAGATTCTTGCGACCCACAAGCGGGTCATCAACATGCAGATGGAGTTGGCCGGGGCCAAGCAGTCGCAGCGCTACGCGGCGGAGCTCGACGCGCGCGCGCACCTGAGCCAGGGACCGCGGCGCGCCCGCTTCAAGCAGGACATGGCTGACAAAGGCCTCAAGGAGGCCCTCACCAACCGGGACGCCCCATTCGGCAAGGGACGCATATCATTGCGGGCGCGTGGCGGAACGCCTGACTGA